DNA sequence from the Nicotiana tomentosiformis chromosome 3, ASM39032v3, whole genome shotgun sequence genome:
AATCTATCCCattgccctccgaagtcaataacACATGATCTAAGCATATCCTCTAGAATCTGAACTGTCCACTCcaactgcccgtcagtctgcggatgaaaggttgtactaagctCTACGCGGGTACCCAAAtaactctgtactgctctccagaaatgcgaagtgaatGGAGGGCCTCTATCTCATATGatagaaacaggcacaccatgcaatcgtacaatctcctaaatgtaaatctaggccaacctctcggaagagtaagtagtcaccaccggaataaagtgtgccgacttggtcaacctgtcgacgatgacccaaacatcatcaaacttcctcaacatctgcggcaacccaactacgaagtccatagtgatgcactcccacttccactctagtataaccatctgctggagtaggccacctagcctctggtcctcacacttaacctgctggcaatgtAGATAtttcgctacatactcaactatgtccttcttcatctgccaccaccaataatgctgcctcaggtctcGATATACCTTTGTAGCTCCTAGATGAATGGAacaccgagaactgtgtgcctcctctagaatcttctccctcaagccatgaacattaggaacacataagcgaccctggagtcgcagaacaccatcctctccaatagtaacctccgtGGCACAATCCTGTAGTAttgtctctctaagaaccaacaagtgcggatcatcgtaCTGACAAGCCTTGATCGGTTTAAGTAATGAAGAttgagccacaacacatgcaagaactcgactgggctttgaaatatccaacctcacaagtctgttagctaaggactgaatgttgaaagccaatggcctctcctcagCCAAAATGAATGCCATAGTCTCGACCTTTCTGTTCAAGGCATTTGTAaacacattcgccttgcccggatggtgaagtatggtaatatcatagtccttcagtaactcaagccacttgcgctgcctcaaattaaggtccCTCTACTTAAATAAATACTGCAAGTtgtgatgatcggtgtaaacctcacaggacaccccatagagataatgcctccagattttgagagcatgaactatcgcagccaactccaaatcatgtacggggttattcttcttgtggggcttcagctgaggtgaatcatatgcaataactagcccctcctgcatcaatacacaacccaagccaatgcatAAAGCattgcaatacacagtatacattcTTGAACCggagggcaacactaacaccggtgttgtagtcaacgtagtcttaagcttctgaaagcacgcctcacaatcatcggaccatttgAACGgatacccttctgggtcaatctagtcaagggTGTTGCAATAGACAAGAATCCCTCCataaatcgacgataataacatgctaacccgaagaaactcctgatctcgatcGATGTGGTGGGATGAGGCCAACTCTGGACTacctcgatcttcctgggatccaccttaatacccccacctgatacaacatgccccaagaaagaCATGGAATCCAACcataactcacacttggagaacttagcatatagcttctcttcccgcaaggtctgaagcactaacCTCAAATGTCTCATGCTCCTCCATACtatgcgagtagatcaatatgacatcaataaagacaatgacaaatgagtcaagatacggcctgaacacccgattcatcataTCCATAAACTTCGTCGGGGCATTAGTAAAGtcgaaggacatcactaaaaactcatagtgcccatacCTGTTTTGAAAAGTCCTCTTCGTTACATCTGAAGCATGAATCTCCATCTGATGATACCTAGATATCAAGTTagtcttagagaacacccttgcaccctgcaactggtcaaacaagtcaCCAATGcggttgtacttcagactctgagagccagccagttgtatgctaaattttcaaagtgcgagtttttgTTGGATTTAGTCGCTTTCTTGCGGCACATTGTATCAGTAGAGGGCATTTAGGTAgattctaagaagattgaggcagttcagaactggcctagacccacttcagctacagagatcaggagtttcttgggtttgacgggctattaccgtcgatttgtgaaggggttttcatctatagcagccccgttgaccaggttgacccagaagggtgccctgttcagatggtcagacgagtttGAGGCGAGCTTTCTGAAGCTATGTGGATTACAATGACTTCAAAGGCTTTTACATCACTGATACAAAAGATAAGGAATAATTGCCAACTGCTACAATGTGATCCTTCTAGGGTGTACAAAGGTTTCATGGGCTTATAGAGTTGCCCTTAGGGAATTTAAAGAACAAAAAATGAAATCAACCAACAACTCAATAGTCATCCCCGGAATCTCCTCCCAAGCTCTCCTCATCCGGATTTTCTTCAGGATCTTCCTCGAATTCTTCCTTGACATCATCATGATTATACTCTACATCTTCTTCCAGATCCTCCTATGGTTCTTCCTCATACTCAATCTGTATGTATTCTACCATCTAGTTGTCATCATCAGGCGGCGGTGGCATGTGATCAATAGATCCTGGGAATACCTATTGGTGCCTGGCAGGGGTGACGAGATAGTGAGGTAGGATCTCGTAGTATACTTGCAAGGCTGCTCTTGAGTTTTGCAACCCGGCTAATACTTCCCTACTGGGCTTGTCCAGTTGATCTTCTTCAGTAACCCATACAAAATACTCAAGAGTACACCATGCGTTTTTCACCATACCCATCGTGATCAGGTCACTCCACTCATCTTGAAGCCGTCTTTCCCTCAGAATTGGAGCTTGTCCATTGTAGTCGTCCTCATACAAAGCCATTCGATACCAAAGAGGTACGTCGGGAACCAATCCAAAATGCCTCAGGACTCTCAGTGATGCATATGGATGGATCCCTTCCAGTCCTATCAACTCTATGAAATATTTCTCCAGGCCTCTCACAATTGCTCTACCACTTAGCCAAGAAAAGCTTCTAGTTAATGAACTCTTTGGTTAGGTGGGTCAAAGTTCCCGCCATTCTTTGTGACCGTGTGGTGTGGCCCAGTATCATCCTCTTTTCGTGACTGCAGATTATATTGCTAGTGCTGACAAAAAAATCGATGGTCAGCTCCCTTTGGCAGAAATTCTCTGTAGCCCATATTTTCAACAGCAAGTTGCGGCCTTAAAAGAAATCATACCCACTTGAACATGCCAATAGTGACATGAACATTTATGCCAAAAGCATCTAAACAAGAGTGACCCGCAAATTCCATCGGAATGTGGCCAGAATCAAAGGTAGTATATTGATATTGATTCGCCCCTTCCGTTGTGGGAAAACCAAAAGTCCCAACAATGCTATAGGGAAGGTCAAGAGGAGAAGGCTCTCCCATGTTGCCTTGTCACATTAAAACTCATCAAGATGCAAATCGTAGCTTTCTCGATGCCCAAATCTATCAAACAAAGAGTCTAGGATTACACACCGGTCTTCGACACTTCTCTAGTTCCTGTCACTCTTCAATATTTGTGCGTAGAGAAACCCGTGACCCGGCATGATGACTGGTAATATAGGCTTCCATCCGACGAATGGCAATTCAGTAAAATTAGTAATTTCCTCAGGCATTGGTGTCAGCTCATAGTTGATAAACTTGAAAAACACCTTGCAGGATCCCAAAACTCTATCAACAACCTGGTAAGCACTCCATTAGCTCGAATGTTCATCAGTGCTCCGAGATGTGACTTGATTCCATCTCCATGTTCTTGTCAGATATTTCTCCACCACTGTTTTAGCTTTTGGGGTGCTCCCATGATTATGCTAATTTTCGGGATGTTGTGGTTGATTTCCATATAAAAGGGGAGAAAAGGTTAGGCAAGTGTTTTGCTTCGAATCCTTGGTATCTTAATTTGGATTAATTTATCATTCCATAGAAGGTATGTTATTAGGTGCATGACCTGTTGAcattagggtggctttcctaCTTGTGAGTCAATTCCGAGGATCGACTCAACTAAGGTGTATGAAGCATGCCATACGTTTGCtaagagtagagtgtttcctaaatTTTGGAGTTGGACTGAATAACTGTAGAACGATTTGTCAGTTGACCACATACTGCTTTGTCTACAAcgtcggtgttggtgttgcccacaggttcagaatcttatacgatatattatgatgcgtcccgtgttgggctcgatgcggtattgatgcaggagggcagggtgattgcgtatgcgtcgcggcagttgaaggttcatgagaagaattaccctgccatgacttagagttggcagccattattcatgcgctgaagatttggaggcactatctttacggcgtgtcgtgtgaggtcttCACGGATCATCgaagccttcagtatttgttcaagcaaaaggatctcaatttgaggcagaggaggtggttggagttattgaaagactatgatatcactatcttgtatcatcccggaaaggccaatgtggtggccgacgccttgagtagaaaggcatcGAGTATGGGAAGCCTTGCGTTCATTCCAGTCGATGAGAGGTCatttgcatcagatgttcagactttagccaaccagtttatgaggttggatatttcagagcccaggcatg
Encoded proteins:
- the LOC138907643 gene encoding uncharacterized protein → MAFILAEERPLAFNIQSLANRLVRLDISKPSRVLACVVAQSSLLKPIKACQYDDPHLLVLRETILQDCATEVTIGEDGVLRLQGRLCVPNVHGLREKILEEAHSSRCSIHLGATKVYRDLRQHYWWWQMKKDIVEYVAKYLHCQQVKCEDQRLGGLLQQMGDYLVTSETW